The Usitatibacter rugosus genome segment ACGCCGAAGAGGCCCGGCTCGAGATGCGCATTGGCGATCGCGAGCTTGTCGATGTTGGGCGTGCGGCCGGTCGCGGCGAGCACGTACTCGAAACGCTCGATCACGGTCTTGCCGTCGCAGTTCACGTACTCCACTTCGACTTCGTCGCCCTTGCGCTCCACGCGCGCGACGTGCGCATCGGGATCGAGGCAGAAGTCACGCGAGAAGGCCTTGACGGCCGCGGCCTTCACCACCGGATCCGAGATCGGACCGACGCGGCCGCCGCGCCCCAGCACCACGACGCGAACGCCGAGGCGCGCGAGCGACTGGCCCAGCTCGAGCCCGATCACGCCGGGGCCGAAGACCGCGACGGATTTGGGCAGGTCGTCCCACATGAAGACGTCGTCGTTGATGACGAGCCGGTCGCCGAGGTTGGCGAGGATCGGCGGGACATTCGGACGCGAGCCCGTGGCGATCACGATCGAGCGCGCGGAAATTCTCGGCCCGTTCACGACCTGGAGGGTGTTGCGGTCCACGAACTCGGCGAAGCCGCGGATGCGGTCCGCCTCGGGGATCTTGTCCACGCCCGCGATGACGAAGCCCACGAAGCGGTCGCGCTCGGCCTTCACGCGCGCCATCACCTGGCGCCCGTCGATGCGCTTCACGCCATCCACGTGCACGCCGAAACCCGGAGCGCGGTCGATCGCGTGCGACGCCTCGGCCGCGGCGATCAGCAGCTTGGACGGCATGCAACCCACGCGGGCGCAGGTCGTTCCGTACGGGCCGCCCTCGATCACGACGGCCTTGCCGCCCCGCGCCTTGACGGCGCGATAGGCGGCAAGCCCGGCGGTGCCGGCTCCGATGACAGCCACATCCACCTTGAGGGTGTCGATCACTTTGAGCGTGTCCATGTCCCCTTGAGTCGGCCGTGCTCAGGCCGCCTTACGCTTGTCCTTCGAGAAGTACGCTTCGACTTCGTCCGCGCCGCCGATCAGCTTGCCACCGATGAAGACCTGCGGGGCCGTGCCCTTGCCGGAGACCGCGCGGATCGTCGAGAACGTGACGCCCTTGCCCATCGCGACTTCCTCGTAGGCGACGTTGTTCGCCTCCAGCACTTCCTTCGCGCGGGCGCAGTGCGGGCAGCCCGGCTTGGCGAAGATCACCACCGGCTCCGGCGCGGCCGTCGTCGGCGAGAGGTACTTCAGCATCGTGTCGGCGTCGGAGACCTCGAACGGATCGCCTTCCTTCTCGGGCTCGACGAACTGCTTCACGATCGTGCCGTCCTTCACGAGCATCGAGTAGCGCCACGAGCGCTTGCCGAAGCCGAGGTCGGACTTGTCGACCAGCATGCCCATCTTCTCGCTGAACTCTCCGTTGCCGTCGGCGATGAAGGTGATCTCGGGCGCGTTCTGGTCCTTCTGCCACTCGGCCATCACGAACGGGTCGTTCACCGACAGGCAGACGATCTCGTCCACGCCCAGCTTGGAGAAGGTGGCGGCGAGCTCGTTGTAGCGCGGCAGGTGCGTGGACGAACAGGTGGGCGTGTACGCGCCGGGGAGGGCGAACACGACCACGTTGCGGCCGTTGAAAATCTCGTCCGTGGTGACGCTGCCCCACTGGCCGTCGTTGCGGGTGCGGAACGTGACCTGGGGGATCTTCTGGCCTTCGCGAGTCTTCAGCATGGGATGTCTCCGGTTCGATTGTTCAATTAGGACAGCCCCGAGTTTGAAGAGTTCTGATTGATTCTTCCAATTGATTGTGGTTATACTTTCGATAGCCAGCCCCTATCGAGCCGTTTCATTTCGCTCGCGCTCTCGAGAATCCGCTCGCCGCCATGACCCTCACCGAACTGAAATACGTCGTCGCCCTCGCGCAGGAGCGCCACTTCGGCCGCGCCGCGCAGAAGTGCTTCGTGACGCAGCCCACGCTCTCGCTCGCCCTCGCCAAGCTCGAGGATGAGCTGGGGATGAAGCTCTTCGAGCGCAACAAGAACGAGGTGCGCGCCACGCCGCGCGGCCAGGCGGTGGTGGAGCAGGCGCGCCGGGTACTGGACGAGGTCGGCAAGATCACGCATCTCGCCCGCGGGGCGCAGGACCAGTTGGCCGGGGCGCTTCGCATCGGTGTCATCCCGACCATCGGTCCCTACCTGCTCCCCGAGCTCATCCCCATCCTGCGCAAGACCGCTCCCGCCATGCCGCTGGTGATCGAGGAGAACCTCACCGGCAACCTGGCCCCCATGCTTCGCGAGGGCGACCTGGACGTGGTGATCATCGCTCTGCCTTTTTCCATGCCGGGCGTGAAGACCGATTTCCTCTACGAGGAGCCGTTCTCCATCGTCGTGCCGCAGGACCACCCCTGGGCCAACCGCAAGACGGTGAAGCCCGCGGAGCTGAACGACGAGAACCTGCTGGTGCTGAACAGCGGACACTGCTTCCGAGACCAGGTGCTGGAAGCCTGCCCGGGCCAGTCGAACACGGCGCTTCCCGACGGCCGCGCCGGCAGCTCGCTGGAGACCATCCGCAACATGGTGGCTTCGGGGTTGGGTGTCAGTGTCTTGCCGGCCACGGCACTCGTGCCGCGCTACGCGTCGAAGCTGCTTCGCATCGTGCCGTTCTCGTCGCCGGCACCGTCGCGCAAGATCGCGCTCGCATGGCGCACCAGTTTCGACCGGCCGCTGGCCGTCGAGACGATCTCCGCGGCCATCCGCGCGGTGAAGCTTCCGGCCATCCGCATGGCCCGACCCGTCGCCGCCTGATCAGCGCGGTTCGAACAGCAGCTCGAAGTAATTGCGCAGCTCGCGCGTCTGCCTGGCGAGCAGCCGGCGGTCGTCCAGGGTCTTGGTCATGACGTACGCGCCCTCGGTGAGCGAATAGAAGAGGTCGGCCAGGGTGTCGAGATCCACCTCGCGCCGCGCCTTGTACTTCACGAGCACGAGCTCGAGCCTGTGGCGCATGACGCGCCGCCATTCCCGCACCGAGCCGCGCAGCACGTCGATCGTCTCCGGCCCGAAGAGCTTCTTCTCGTAGATGTAAGAAGCGAAGAGGCAGCCCGACGAAGGATCACCCTGCGTCTCGAAGACTTCCTCGTAGAGGGCCAGGAGCGTGAGGAGCTGCTGCAGCGGATCGCTGGCGATCCGTTCGGCCCGAACGACCATCTGCTCGAGCATCTTGCGGTCCCACTCGGCGAAGCGCTCGATGACGGCGTGGGCGAGGGCGGCCTTGCTGGCGAAATGGTGGAAGAACGCTCCCTTGGTGATGCCCGCCCGGCCCACCACGGCGTCGACGGTCGTGGCGCTGAATCCGGCTTCGAGGATCAGGGCCTGGGCGGCGTCGAGGATCCGGTCCCGGGTCTTCTCGGGGTCCCGGGGGGTGCGGGGTGCATCCGGCTGGGCATTCATACGTACCGTAAGGTATGTTGTATACGGACAATTAGCAAGAAGTGCTGAATTTTCAGTAGTAACAGGGCTTTCCAACATACCAACTGGTTGGTATAGTTCGGTCCAGACGCAACCCCGAAGGACATTTCCATGGCTTCCCAAGACCAAAACGACGTTCCCCACCCTTCCCTGCGTCGCGTGGCGCTGGCCCTGGCCGCGGCCGGGGTGATCGCATCCGCGACCCTTTATGCGAGCCGCGTCACGGCCGGAGACCGCGATCCGGTCGCCTACGATCCGCTCTTCGCCGAGCCCGGTGTCGCCTGCGAGCCCGGCACCTCCGGCCGCCCGGGCCTGCTGCAGAAGCTGATGCTCGCGAAGACCGAGACGCAGCCGTTCAAGCCGCAACCCATGAAGGCCGCCGGCGGCGACGTGCCGCTGTACGACAACCTCGGCACGCTCACCTTCAAGGTGGGCACGACCCACAAGAAAGCGCAGGCCTATTTCGACCAGGGCTTGCGTTGGGCGTTTGCGTTCAACCATGCGGAGGCGCAGCGCGCCTTCCAGGCCGCTCAGCGCGAAGACCCGAAGCTCGCGATGGCGTACTGGGGCGAGGCCTTCGTGCTCGGGCCCAACATCAACGCGCCGATGATGCCGGAGGCGATCGCGCCGGCGATGGCCGCACTGGCGAAGGCCGTCGAGCTCTCGGCCGGTGCGCCCGCGAAGGACCGTGCGCTGATCGAGGCCCTGAAGGTTCGCTACACGGCCGATGCCAAGGCGGATCGCGCTCCGCTCGAGACCGCGTTCGCCGATGCGATGAAGGCCGTCGCGGCGAAGTACCCCGCGGACGACACCGTCCTCACGCTCTATGCGGAGTCCGTGATGGACACGCAGCCCTGGGACTACTGGGATGCCGCGGGCGCCAAGCCGAAGGGCCGCGCGGGCGAGATCGTCGGCACGCTGGAAAAGGTGCTCGCGCGCAATCCCAGCCACCCCGGCGCAATCCACCTTTATATCCACGCCGTCGAAGCGTCGACGAAGCCCGAGAAGGCGCTGCCGCACGCGCGCCGCCTGGCTTCGCTCATGCCGGGCGCGGGGCACATCGTGCACATGCCCGCGCACATCTACTTCCGCGTGGGGCTCTACAAGGAATCGCTCGAGGCCAATCGCCGCGCGATCGCGGCGGACGAACGCTACTTCAAGAGCTCTCCGTCGGACCCGATGTACAAGTCGGCGTACTACCCGCACAACATCCATTTCGTGCTGGTCTCCGCGCTGATGGGCGGCGACGGACGCACGGCGCTGGATGCCGCGGGCAAGCTCGACGCCTCGCTGCCCGACGAGGTGATCAAGGCCTTCGCGGTGCTGGAGCCGGTGAAGGCGGCTCCGTTCCTCGCGCACGCCATGTTCAGCGACGCGGACACGATCCTCGCGCTGAAGGCGCCGCCCGCGGAACAGGTGCTCGTGCGCTCGATGAGCCACTACA includes the following:
- a CDS encoding glutathione peroxidase, giving the protein MLKTREGQKIPQVTFRTRNDGQWGSVTTDEIFNGRNVVVFALPGAYTPTCSSTHLPRYNELAATFSKLGVDEIVCLSVNDPFVMAEWQKDQNAPEITFIADGNGEFSEKMGMLVDKSDLGFGKRSWRYSMLVKDGTIVKQFVEPEKEGDPFEVSDADTMLKYLSPTTAAPEPVVIFAKPGCPHCARAKEVLEANNVAYEEVAMGKGVTFSTIRAVSGKGTAPQVFIGGKLIGGADEVEAYFSKDKRKAA
- a CDS encoding TetR/AcrR family transcriptional regulator, producing the protein MNAQPDAPRTPRDPEKTRDRILDAAQALILEAGFSATTVDAVVGRAGITKGAFFHHFASKAALAHAVIERFAEWDRKMLEQMVVRAERIASDPLQQLLTLLALYEEVFETQGDPSSGCLFASYIYEKKLFGPETIDVLRGSVREWRRVMRHRLELVLVKYKARREVDLDTLADLFYSLTEGAYVMTKTLDDRRLLARQTRELRNYFELLFEPR
- a CDS encoding hydrogen peroxide-inducible genes activator, whose translation is MTLTELKYVVALAQERHFGRAAQKCFVTQPTLSLALAKLEDELGMKLFERNKNEVRATPRGQAVVEQARRVLDEVGKITHLARGAQDQLAGALRIGVIPTIGPYLLPELIPILRKTAPAMPLVIEENLTGNLAPMLREGDLDVVIIALPFSMPGVKTDFLYEEPFSIVVPQDHPWANRKTVKPAELNDENLLVLNSGHCFRDQVLEACPGQSNTALPDGRAGSSLETIRNMVASGLGVSVLPATALVPRYASKLLRIVPFSSPAPSRKIALAWRTSFDRPLAVETISAAIRAVKLPAIRMARPVAA
- a CDS encoding dihydrolipoyl dehydrogenase, whose amino-acid sequence is MDTLKVIDTLKVDVAVIGAGTAGLAAYRAVKARGGKAVVIEGGPYGTTCARVGCMPSKLLIAAAEASHAIDRAPGFGVHVDGVKRIDGRQVMARVKAERDRFVGFVIAGVDKIPEADRIRGFAEFVDRNTLQVVNGPRISARSIVIATGSRPNVPPILANLGDRLVINDDVFMWDDLPKSVAVFGPGVIGLELGQSLARLGVRVVVLGRGGRVGPISDPVVKAAAVKAFSRDFCLDPDAHVARVERKGDEVEVEYVNCDGKTVIERFEYVLAATGRTPNIDKLAIANAHLEPGLFGVPAYDRKTLQVGDTPIFIAGDAANDMPLLHEAADEGRIAGENAMRFPAVSPGLRRAPLGVVFSDPQIAIVGGGMAALAKGTFVSGEVSFEDQGRSRVMLRNHGHLCVYGDSADGRFLGAEMVGPDAEHIGHLLAWALQARMTVAQMLDMPFYHPVVEEGLRTALRDLDAKLREARKIAA
- a CDS encoding tetratricopeptide repeat protein; the protein is MASQDQNDVPHPSLRRVALALAAAGVIASATLYASRVTAGDRDPVAYDPLFAEPGVACEPGTSGRPGLLQKLMLAKTETQPFKPQPMKAAGGDVPLYDNLGTLTFKVGTTHKKAQAYFDQGLRWAFAFNHAEAQRAFQAAQREDPKLAMAYWGEAFVLGPNINAPMMPEAIAPAMAALAKAVELSAGAPAKDRALIEALKVRYTADAKADRAPLETAFADAMKAVAAKYPADDTVLTLYAESVMDTQPWDYWDAAGAKPKGRAGEIVGTLEKVLARNPSHPGAIHLYIHAVEASTKPEKALPHARRLASLMPGAGHIVHMPAHIYFRVGLYKESLEANRRAIAADERYFKSSPSDPMYKSAYYPHNIHFVLVSALMGGDGRTALDAAGKLDASLPDEVIKAFAVLEPVKAAPFLAHAMFSDADTILALKAPPAEQVLVRSMSHYTRAIAFAQKKDFPNARKEIDALAAIEQKAEFKPYADWNVPGKEIVQTARLVATGRLADAQGDLSAAAKAYEEAIVVEDSLAYTEPAYWYYPIRQSLGSVYLRQGRLEAAEKALRDSLGRVRNNGWALAGLAEVYKRKGDAAAEKSARQAYARTWLGGAAMPDIARL